A genomic window from Phocoena sinus isolate mPhoSin1 chromosome 20, mPhoSin1.pri, whole genome shotgun sequence includes:
- the MYO1C gene encoding unconventional myosin-Ic isoform X5, protein MISGESGAGKTEATKRLLQFYAETCPAPERGGAVRDRLLQSNPVLEAFGNAKTLRNDNSSRFGKYMDVQFDFKGAPVGGHILSYLLEKSRVVHQNHGERNFHIFYQLLEGGEEETLRRLGLERNPQSYLYLVKGQCAKVSSINDKNDWKVVRKALTVIDFTEDEVEDLLSIVASVLHLGNIHFAADEESNAQVTTENQLKYLTRLLGVEGSTLREALTHRKIIAKGEELLSPLNLEQAAYARDALAKAVYSRTFTWLVAKINRSLASKDAESPSWRSTTVLGLLDIYGFEVFQNNSFEQFCINYCNEKLQQLFIELTLKSEQEEYEAEGIAWEPVQYFNNKIICDLVEEKFKGIISILDEECLRPGEATDLTFLEKLEDTVKHHPHFLTHKLADQRTRKSLGRGEFRLLHYAGEVTYNVTGFLDKNNDLLFRNLKEAMCSSENPIMSQCFDRSELSDKKRPETVATQFKMSLLQLVEILKSKEPAYVRCIKPNDAKQPGRFDEVLIRHQVKYLGLMENLRVRRAGFAYRRKYEAFLQRYKSLCPETWPIWAGRPQDGVAVLVRHLGYKPEEYKMGRTKIFIRFPKTLFATEDALEVRRQSLATTIQATWRGFHWRQKFLRVKRSAICIQSWWRGTLGRRKAAKRKWAAQTIRQLIRGFILRHAPRCPENAFFLDHVRTSFLLNLRRQLPRNILDTSWPTPPPALREASELLRELCQKNMVWKYCRSISPEWKQQLQQKAIASEIFKGKKDNYPQSVPRLFISTRLGADEISPKVLQALGSEPIQYAVPVVKYDRKGYKPRSRQLLLTPSAVVIVEDAKVKQRIEYANLTGISVSSLSDSLFVLHVQREDNKQKGDVVLQSDHVIETLTKTALSADRVNNINININQGSITFAGGPGRDGIIDFTTGSELLVTKAKNGHLAVVAPRLNSR, encoded by the exons ATGATCTCTGGGGAAAGCGGGGCAGGCAAGACAGAGGCCACCAAGCGGCTGCTGCAGTTCTATGCTGAGACCTGCCCAGCCCCTGAGCGGGGCGGCGCCGTGCGTGACCGGCTGCTGCAGAGCAACCCCGTGCTGGAG GCCTTCGGAAATGCCAAGACCCTCCGGAACGATAACTCCAGCAGGTTCGGGAAGTACATGGACGTGCAGTTTGACTTCAAG GGAGCCCCTGTGGGTGGCCACATCCTCAGTTACCTCCTGGAGAAGTCCCGGGTGGTGCACCAGAATCACGGGGAGAGGAACTTCCACATCTTCTACCAGCTGCTGGAGGGGGGCGAGGAGGAGACACTGCGCAGGCTGGGCCTGGAACGGAACCCCCAGAGCTACCTGTACCTGGTGAAG GGCCAGTGCGCCAAAGTCTCCTCCATCAACGACAAGAATGATTGGAAGGTTGTCAGGAAGGCTCTGACGGTCATCGACTTCACCGAGGATGAGGTGGAG GACCTGCTGAGCATCGTGGCCAGTGTCCTGCATCTGGGCAACATCCACTTTGCTGCCGACGAAGAGAGCAACGCCCAGGTCACAACCGAGAACCAGCTCAAGTATCTGACCCGG CTCCTTGGTGTGGAAGGCTCAACGTTGCGGGAAGCCCTGACGCACAGGAAGATCATCGCCAAGGGCGAAGAG ctcctgagCCCGCTAAACCTAGAACAGGCTGCCTACGCGCGAGATGCCCTCGCCAAGGCTGTGTACAGTCGCACCTTTACCTGGCTGGTCGCGAAGATCAACAGGTCGCTGGCCTCCAAG GATGCTGAGAGCCCCAGCTGGCGGAGCACCACGGTCCTCGGGCTCCTGGACATTTATGGCTTCGAAGTGTTTCAGAACAACAG CTTTGAGCAGTTCTGCATCAATTACTGCAACGAGAAGCTACAGCAGCTCTTCATTGAGCTCACTCTCAAGTCGGAACAGGAGGAGTATGAGGCAGAGGGCATCGCG TGGGAGCCTGTCCAGTATTTCAACAACAAGATCATCTGTGACCTGGTGGAGGAGAAGTTCAAGGGCATCATCTCCATTTTG GATGAGGAGTGTCTGCGCCCCGGGGAAGCCACGGACCTGACCTTCCTAGAGAAGCTGGAGGACACCGTCAAGCACCATCCACACTTCCTGAC GCACAAGCTGGCTGACCAGCGGACCAGGAAATCTCTGGGCCGCGGGGAGTTCCGCCTGCTGCACTATGCTGGGGAGGTGACCTACAACGTGACCG GGTTTCTGGATAAAAACAATGACCTTCTCTTCCGGAACCTGAAGGAG GCCATGTGCAGCTCGGAAAATCCCATCATGAGCCAGTGCTTCGACCGGAGCGAGCTCAGTGACAAGAAGCGGCCAGAGACG GTGGCCACCCAGTTCAAGATGAGCCTCCTGCAGCTGGTGGAGATCCTGAAGTCTAAGGAGCCCGCCTACGTCCGCTGCATCAAGCCCAATGACGCCAAGCAGCCCG GCCGCTTTGACGAGGTGCTGATCCGGCACCAGGTGAAGTACCTGGGGCTGATGGAGAACCTGCGCGTGCGCAGAGCCGGCTTTGCCTATCGCCGCAAATACGAGGctttcctgcagag GTACAAGTCACTGTGCCCAGAGACATGGCCCATATGGGCAGGACGGCCCCAGGATGGGGTGGCTGTGCTGGTCAGACACCTCGGCTACAAGCCGGAAGAGTACAAGATGGGCAG GACCAAGATCTTCATCCGCTTCCCCAAGACCCTGTTTGCCACAGAGGACGCCTTGGAGGTCCGGCGGCAGAGCCTGG CCACGACGATCCAGGCCACCTGGAGGGGCTTTCACTGGCGGCAGAAATTCCTCCGGGTGAAGCGATCAG CCATCTGCATCCAGTCGTGGTGGCGAGGAACCCTGGGCCGGAGGAAGGCAGCCAAGAGGAAGTGGGCAGCACAGACCATCCGGCA GCTCATCCGCGGCTTCATTCTGCGCCACGCACCCCGTTGCCCCGAGAACGCCTTCTTCCTGGATCACGTGCGCACCTCTTTTTTGCTCAACTTGCGGCGGCAGCTGCCCCGGAATATCCTGGACACTTCCTGGCCCACGCCGCCACCTGCCCTGCGTGAG GCCTCGGAACTGCTGCGGGAGCTGTGCCAGAAGAATATGGTGTGGAAGTACTGCCGGAGCATCAGCCCTGAGTGGAAGCAGCAG CTGCAGCAGAAAGCCATTGCTAGTGAGATCTTCAAGGGCAAGAAGGACAATTACCCGCAGAGCGTCCCCAGGCTCTTCATTAGCACGCGGCTTG GTGCAGATGAGATCAGCCCCAAAGTGCTGCAGGCCCTGGGCTCTGAGCCCATCCAG TACGCAGTGCCCGTCGTGAAATATGACCGCAAGGGCTACAAGCCCCGCTCCCGGCAGCTGCTGCTGACGCCCAGCGCCGTGGTCATTGTGGAGGACGCCAAAGTCAAGCAGAGGATTGAGTACGCCAACCTGACCG GAATCTCCGTCAGCAGCCTGAGCGACAGCCTCTTTGTGCTCCACGTGCAGCGTGAGGACAATAAGCAGAAG GGGGACGTGGTGCTGCAGAGTGACCATGTGATTGAGACACTGACCAAGACAGCCCTCAGCGCCGACCGCGTGAATAACATCAACATCAACATCAACCAGGGCAG CATCACGTTCGCAGGGGGTCCCGGCAGGGATGGCATCATCGACTTCACGACCGGCTCGGAGCTGCTCGTCACCAAGGCCAAGAATGGGCACCTGgctgtg GTGGCCCCACGGCTGAACTCTCGGTGA